From Pectobacterium carotovorum, one genomic window encodes:
- the gcvP gene encoding aminomethyl-transferring glycine dehydrogenase, translating into MTQTLSQLEHDGAFIERHIGPSVSQQQHMLSVVGATSLDALIRQIVPVDIQLPSPPAVGEAVTEHEALAELKAIAGRNQRYKSYIGMGYSAVLMPPVILRNLLENPGWYTAYTPYQPEVSQGRLEALLNFQQVTQDLTGLDLASASLLDEATAAAEAMAMAKRISKLKQAERFFVADDVHPQTLDVVRTRAETFGFEIVVGKAEEALKDGAVFGVLLQQVGTTGELHDYSDLMAALKARKVVSCVASDIMALVLLTAPGKQGADIVFGSAQRFGVPMGYGGPHAAFFACRDEHKRAMPGRIIGVSRDAAGNTALRMAMQTREQHIRREKANSNICTSQVLLANIAGMYAVFHGPEGLKRIAGRIHRLTDILAAGLTQGGLLLRHRSWFDTLTIEVADKDAVLSRALSFGINLRSDLASAVGITLDEATTREDVLALFAVLLGDDHGLDIEALDAAVGQQAATIPAGLVRHDAILSHPVFNRYHSETEMMRYLHRLARKDLALNQAMIPLGSCTMKLNAAAEMLPITWPEFAELHPFCPPEQALGYRQMIEQLSGWLVQLTGYDAICMQPNSGAQGEYAGLLAIRRYHESRNEASRNLCLIPSSAHGTNPASAQMAGMDVVVVACDKQGNIDLHDLREKAQAAGEQLSCIMVTYPSTHGVYEETIREVCQIVHQYGGQVYLDGANMNAQVGITTPGYIGADVSHLNLHKTFCIPHGGGGPGMGPIGVKAHLAPFVPGHQVVKIEGVLTEQGAVSAAPFGSASILPISWMYIRMMGAEGLKQASQMAILNANYIATRLQQAYPVLYTGRDGRVAHECILDIRPLKESTGISEMDIAKRLIDYGFHAPTMSFPVAGTLMVEPTESESQVEIDRFVDAMLAIRAEINRVAQGEWPLDDNPLVNAPHTQAELVADWAHPYSRELAVFPAGSEHKYWPSVKRLDDVYGDRNLFCSCVPMSDY; encoded by the coding sequence ATGACCCAGACACTCAGTCAACTCGAACATGACGGCGCGTTTATCGAGCGCCATATCGGTCCTTCCGTCAGCCAACAGCAGCACATGCTGTCGGTGGTGGGCGCGACGTCGCTGGATGCGCTGATCCGCCAGATTGTCCCGGTGGATATTCAATTGCCCAGCCCGCCAGCGGTGGGAGAGGCAGTGACGGAACATGAAGCGTTAGCTGAGCTGAAGGCCATTGCAGGACGCAATCAACGTTATAAAAGCTATATCGGTATGGGCTACAGCGCGGTGCTGATGCCGCCAGTGATTTTACGCAACCTGCTGGAAAACCCAGGCTGGTACACCGCCTATACGCCGTATCAGCCGGAAGTCTCTCAGGGGCGTCTTGAGGCGCTGCTGAATTTTCAGCAGGTCACACAGGATTTAACTGGTCTGGACTTGGCCTCCGCCTCGTTGCTGGATGAAGCGACCGCAGCGGCGGAAGCGATGGCGATGGCAAAACGTATCAGCAAACTCAAGCAGGCTGAGCGTTTCTTCGTCGCCGACGACGTACATCCGCAAACGCTGGACGTGGTGCGTACCCGCGCGGAAACCTTCGGTTTTGAGATTGTTGTGGGTAAGGCGGAAGAGGCGCTGAAAGACGGTGCGGTGTTTGGCGTACTGCTGCAACAGGTGGGGACGACGGGCGAACTGCACGATTACAGCGACCTGATGGCCGCACTGAAAGCGCGTAAGGTTGTCAGCTGCGTGGCGTCGGACATCATGGCGCTGGTGCTGCTGACCGCCCCGGGCAAACAGGGCGCGGACATTGTCTTCGGTTCCGCACAGCGCTTTGGCGTGCCGATGGGTTACGGCGGGCCACACGCGGCCTTCTTCGCCTGTCGTGATGAACATAAACGTGCGATGCCGGGACGTATCATCGGTGTGTCGCGCGATGCGGCAGGCAACACTGCGCTGCGCATGGCGATGCAGACGCGTGAACAGCACATTCGCCGCGAGAAGGCGAATTCCAATATTTGTACCTCGCAGGTGCTACTGGCCAACATTGCTGGGATGTACGCGGTATTCCACGGCCCAGAAGGGCTCAAACGTATTGCAGGACGCATCCACCGCCTGACCGATATTCTGGCGGCGGGATTAACGCAGGGCGGCCTGCTGCTGCGCCATCGCAGCTGGTTCGATACTTTGACCATCGAAGTCGCAGACAAGGACGCGGTACTGAGTCGGGCATTAAGTTTTGGCATTAACCTGCGCAGCGATTTGGCAAGCGCCGTGGGCATCACGCTGGATGAAGCGACCACGCGTGAAGACGTACTGGCGCTGTTTGCGGTGCTGTTAGGTGACGATCACGGGTTGGATATTGAGGCGCTTGATGCGGCTGTTGGTCAGCAAGCTGCGACGATCCCTGCCGGGCTGGTACGTCACGATGCGATCCTGTCGCATCCGGTGTTCAACCGCTATCACAGTGAAACCGAGATGATGCGTTACCTGCATCGTCTGGCGCGTAAGGACCTGGCGCTGAATCAGGCGATGATCCCGCTTGGTTCCTGCACCATGAAGCTCAACGCGGCGGCGGAAATGCTGCCGATTACCTGGCCGGAGTTTGCTGAACTGCATCCGTTCTGCCCGCCGGAACAGGCGCTGGGCTATCGTCAAATGATTGAACAGCTATCGGGCTGGTTGGTACAACTGACGGGCTATGACGCGATTTGCATGCAGCCCAATTCGGGTGCGCAGGGCGAATACGCGGGGCTGCTGGCGATCCGTCGCTATCATGAAAGCCGCAATGAAGCCAGCCGTAATCTCTGTCTGATTCCTAGCTCTGCCCACGGTACGAACCCGGCATCGGCGCAGATGGCGGGGATGGACGTGGTGGTGGTCGCCTGTGACAAGCAGGGCAATATCGATCTGCACGATCTGCGTGAGAAAGCACAGGCGGCAGGCGAGCAGCTTTCCTGCATTATGGTGACCTATCCGTCCACCCATGGCGTCTATGAAGAAACGATCCGTGAAGTGTGCCAGATCGTGCATCAATATGGCGGTCAGGTGTATCTGGACGGCGCGAACATGAACGCGCAGGTTGGTATTACGACGCCGGGCTACATTGGCGCAGATGTATCGCACCTGAACCTGCATAAAACCTTCTGTATTCCGCACGGCGGCGGCGGACCGGGCATGGGGCCGATTGGCGTGAAAGCGCATCTGGCACCGTTTGTACCGGGGCATCAGGTAGTAAAAATCGAGGGTGTGTTAACGGAGCAAGGCGCGGTATCGGCGGCACCGTTCGGGAGTGCCTCCATTCTGCCGATTAGCTGGATGTATATCCGTATGATGGGCGCGGAAGGGCTGAAACAGGCCAGCCAGATGGCGATCCTGAACGCCAACTACATCGCGACGCGCTTGCAGCAGGCCTATCCGGTGCTTTACACCGGCCGTGATGGTCGCGTGGCGCACGAATGCATTCTGGATATTCGTCCGCTCAAAGAGAGCACGGGTATCAGCGAGATGGATATCGCCAAGCGTCTGATCGACTACGGTTTCCATGCGCCGACCATGTCGTTCCCGGTCGCGGGCACGCTGATGGTGGAGCCAACGGAATCGGAGAGTCAGGTCGAGATCGATCGCTTTGTTGACGCGATGCTGGCGATCCGTGCCGAAATCAACCGTGTTGCGCAGGGCGAATGGCCGCTGGACGACAACCCGCTGGTGAACGCACCGCATACGCAGGCGGAGCTGGTGGCGGACTGGGCACACCCCTATAGCCGCGAACTGGCGGTATTCCCGGCTGGCAGCGAACACAAATACTGGCCGAGCGTGAAGCGTCTGGACGACGTTTACGGCGACCGTAACCTGTTCTGTTCGTGTGTGCCGATGAGCGATTATTAA
- a CDS encoding type II toxin-antitoxin system YafO family toxin, which translates to MENRVSIIDDAAAGQLENFFAKALANYKNNGKVSAYLGKMGGFERSSQSNLSGIYKSHIRIPGEETPWPASHPLHRRVSDNFLVFAIHNIHPLNIQVIAIIKPDGHERIKKLLPTIIKITESKFQSLNERQLNSLSYYK; encoded by the coding sequence ATGGAAAACCGCGTAAGCATTATTGATGATGCCGCCGCAGGTCAATTGGAAAACTTCTTTGCTAAAGCATTAGCAAATTATAAAAACAACGGAAAAGTCTCTGCATATCTTGGAAAGATGGGCGGTTTTGAACGTTCTTCTCAATCTAACCTTTCTGGAATTTACAAGTCTCATATTCGCATTCCAGGAGAAGAGACCCCGTGGCCTGCATCACATCCCCTCCATCGCAGAGTAAGCGATAATTTCTTAGTATTTGCAATACATAATATCCATCCCCTGAATATTCAAGTAATTGCAATTATTAAACCAGATGGTCACGAAAGGATTAAGAAATTATTACCCACAATTATAAAAATAACGGAAAGCAAGTTTCAGTCTCTAAATGAAAGACAGCTTAATTCACTTTCTTATTATAAATAA
- a CDS encoding sugar ABC transporter permease translates to MRAKCFPYLVLLPTLVFLLAFTYFPLLRSVIDSLYDTRLNADTPLFVGMDNFVRLVQDAVFWQALLNNVLYILMTVVPGVLLALLLAVLLWENTRVNRWLRTAFFFPMIIPLVSAATLWLFIFMPGLGLLDYYLAKVFGPMNNNYLGMSDSALVAVSVIGIWKFAGYYMLFFLAGLQAISASAREAALMEGASRRQVFFYVTLPLLRPTIAFVVTIAFIYAITQIDHVAVMTRGGPNNATTVLLYYIQDLANDTHDLGKASAATFLTLAMLFAFSTMNLKVLEKGVHYER, encoded by the coding sequence ATGCGTGCAAAATGCTTTCCCTATCTTGTGCTGTTGCCGACGCTGGTTTTTTTGCTTGCCTTCACCTATTTCCCCCTGCTGCGCTCGGTTATCGATAGCCTGTATGACACCCGGCTGAATGCCGATACGCCGCTGTTTGTCGGTATGGATAATTTTGTGCGTCTGGTGCAGGACGCGGTGTTCTGGCAGGCCTTGCTGAACAACGTGCTGTATATCCTGATGACGGTGGTTCCCGGCGTACTGCTGGCGCTGTTGCTGGCGGTGCTGCTGTGGGAAAACACGCGCGTTAACCGCTGGCTGCGTACTGCTTTCTTCTTTCCGATGATTATTCCGCTGGTGAGCGCCGCGACGCTGTGGCTGTTCATCTTTATGCCGGGGCTGGGGCTGCTGGATTACTATCTGGCGAAAGTGTTCGGCCCGATGAACAACAACTATCTCGGCATGAGCGACAGCGCGCTGGTGGCGGTGAGCGTTATCGGTATCTGGAAATTCGCGGGTTATTACATGCTGTTCTTTCTCGCCGGTCTGCAAGCCATTTCTGCTTCCGCCCGCGAAGCGGCGCTGATGGAAGGCGCTTCACGGCGTCAGGTGTTTTTCTACGTCACGCTGCCGCTGCTACGGCCAACCATCGCCTTTGTGGTCACTATCGCCTTTATCTACGCCATTACCCAGATCGACCATGTTGCTGTGATGACGCGCGGCGGGCCGAATAACGCGACGACCGTGCTGCTCTATTACATCCAGGATCTGGCGAATGACACGCACGATCTGGGTAAAGCCTCTGCGGCGACCTTCCTGACGCTGGCGATGCTGTTCGCCTTTTCCACTATGAATCTGAAAGTGCTGGAGAAAGGGGTGCATTATGAGCGTTGA
- a CDS encoding carbohydrate ABC transporter permease, producing MSVDHLNVENLSVDVRHVANRSVANRHPLRITTRFTLPLLLICAALLWVSPFIWMLSSSISTSSFGVDMASLLPRLPFTLDNFRDAWDSANWLQLYTNTLIFAVGTFLVQLVTITTAGYIFAYHEFRGKTLLFYLLLIQLMIMPVVMMVPNMMTLKQLGLLNTLTGVMMPYFASAFGVFLMRQAFLNIAKEIEEAALMEGCRWWQVVFHVLIPMTWPSILAFATVSITYHWNEYLWPLMVLNDPDKQVLTIGLVSFAMGAESGGQWGLICAGTLLVCLPLMVAFVVFQKQFLSSFGFSGIK from the coding sequence ATGAGCGTTGATCACCTGAATGTTGAGAACCTAAGCGTTGACGTTCGGCATGTTGCAAACCGCAGCGTTGCCAATCGCCACCCGCTTCGCATCACGACGCGATTCACGCTACCGCTGCTGCTGATTTGCGCTGCGCTACTGTGGGTCAGCCCGTTTATCTGGATGTTGTCTTCTTCCATTAGCACCAGCAGCTTCGGCGTAGATATGGCGTCGCTGCTGCCGCGTCTCCCATTTACGCTCGATAACTTCCGCGATGCGTGGGACAGCGCCAACTGGCTACAGCTTTACACCAACACGCTGATCTTTGCGGTCGGCACGTTTCTGGTACAGCTGGTGACGATCACCACGGCGGGCTACATCTTTGCCTATCACGAGTTTCGCGGCAAAACGCTGCTGTTCTATCTGCTGCTGATTCAACTGATGATCATGCCAGTCGTCATGATGGTGCCAAACATGATGACGCTCAAACAGCTTGGCCTGCTCAACACCCTGACTGGTGTGATGATGCCGTATTTCGCCTCGGCGTTTGGCGTATTCCTGATGCGTCAGGCGTTTCTCAATATCGCCAAAGAGATCGAAGAAGCCGCGTTGATGGAAGGCTGTCGCTGGTGGCAGGTGGTGTTTCACGTCCTGATCCCGATGACCTGGCCGTCGATTCTGGCTTTCGCCACGGTAAGTATTACCTACCACTGGAACGAATATCTCTGGCCGCTGATGGTGCTCAACGACCCGGACAAACAGGTACTGACCATTGGGCTGGTGTCGTTTGCCATGGGCGCGGAGTCCGGCGGGCAGTGGGGATTGATTTGCGCAGGTACGCTGCTGGTGTGTCTGCCGCTGATGGTGGCTTTTGTGGTGTTCCAGAAGCAGTTCCTGAGCAGCTTCGGCTTCTCGGGCATTAAGTGA
- a CDS encoding phosphodiesterase, translating to MLLAQISDLHFRSEGRKLYEFIDINGENAKVINQLNALSERPDAVVISGDIVNCGSPQEYQVAQRVLQMLDYPMYVIPGNHDDKQHFLNAMRPLCPQLGDDPENIRYAVDDFPMRLLFIDTSLAGQAKGWLTPSTLGWLEQQLQDHATRETAIFMHHPPLPLGSAHMDRIACENGSELLTLIERFPQLTRIFCGHTHRLIMTQHRQAIIATVPGTVHQVPYFYYDDTSYYNLEPASVVMHRYVPVTGLVSYSQSIASYPGPYLYDPRISCPVDA from the coding sequence ATGTTGCTGGCACAGATTTCCGATCTGCATTTTCGCAGTGAGGGGCGCAAGCTCTATGAATTTATTGATATTAACGGGGAAAATGCCAAGGTCATTAACCAGCTCAACGCGCTGAGCGAGCGGCCGGACGCGGTGGTGATTAGCGGCGATATCGTTAACTGCGGCAGTCCGCAGGAGTATCAGGTGGCACAGCGCGTGTTGCAGATGCTGGATTACCCGATGTACGTGATTCCGGGTAATCACGATGATAAGCAGCATTTCCTCAACGCGATGCGCCCGCTTTGCCCACAATTAGGCGATGATCCCGAGAACATCCGCTATGCGGTGGATGACTTCCCGATGCGCCTGCTGTTCATCGACACCAGTTTGGCCGGGCAGGCGAAAGGCTGGCTGACGCCGTCCACGTTGGGCTGGCTGGAGCAGCAGTTGCAAGATCACGCCACGCGCGAAACGGCGATCTTCATGCACCATCCGCCGCTCCCGCTGGGATCGGCACACATGGATCGGATTGCCTGCGAAAACGGGAGCGAGCTGCTGACGTTGATCGAGCGTTTCCCGCAGCTTACGCGGATCTTCTGCGGCCATACGCACCGCCTGATTATGACGCAGCATCGGCAGGCGATTATTGCCACCGTGCCGGGCACTGTCCATCAGGTGCCGTATTTCTACTATGACGACACGTCGTACTACAACCTGGAACCCGCCAGCGTGGTCATGCACCGCTATGTGCCGGTTACCGGGCTGGTCAGCTACAGCCAGTCGATTGCCTCGTACCCCGGGCCTTACCTCTACGATCCACGTATCAGCTGTCCGGTGGATGCGTAA
- a CDS encoding ABC transporter ATP-binding protein, protein MAVIQLRNISKRFEHTQALASLSLDIADGEFLVLVGPSGCGKSTLLRMLAGLEDVSDGQILLGDDDITTWSPKQRNFSMIFQNYALFPHLTVEQNITFGMRMRGEPKAEYPQRVQRVASLLQLEPLLKRKPGKLSGGQRQRVAMARAIVRDPHLFLMDEPLSNLDARLRSDVRDGIMDLHRQLKTTTVYVTHDQIEAMTMADRIAVLDRGVLQQVGTPEQLYSHPANVFVAGFIGTPAMNLVTLPCTDGRAMLQALPVALPDSEETRALTSVLLGIRPEHITEHAASDGDLSLPGTVKQRELFGAEYLIHVDTPLGNIRYRRPNRDGVPDVGAPIVLHFSPQDCHWFSGQTARNLSQEKRNA, encoded by the coding sequence ATGGCTGTGATTCAGTTACGTAATATCAGCAAACGCTTCGAGCATACGCAGGCGCTGGCATCGCTGTCGCTGGATATCGCTGACGGCGAATTTCTGGTGCTGGTCGGACCGTCCGGCTGTGGCAAAAGTACGCTGCTGCGTATGCTGGCCGGACTGGAGGACGTAAGCGACGGACAAATTCTGCTGGGTGACGACGACATTACGACGTGGAGCCCGAAACAGCGTAATTTCTCGATGATCTTCCAGAACTATGCACTGTTTCCGCACCTGACAGTTGAGCAGAACATCACTTTTGGGATGCGGATGCGCGGCGAGCCGAAAGCAGAGTATCCACAGCGCGTGCAGCGCGTTGCCAGCCTGCTCCAGCTTGAGCCGCTACTGAAACGCAAGCCGGGGAAACTATCTGGCGGTCAGCGCCAGCGTGTGGCGATGGCGCGGGCGATCGTACGCGATCCGCATTTATTTCTGATGGATGAGCCGCTGTCGAATCTGGATGCCCGCCTGCGCAGCGATGTGCGGGACGGCATTATGGATCTGCATCGGCAGTTGAAAACGACCACCGTTTACGTCACGCACGATCAGATTGAGGCGATGACGATGGCCGACAGGATCGCCGTGCTCGATCGCGGCGTGCTGCAACAGGTCGGGACGCCGGAACAGCTGTATTCACACCCGGCTAATGTCTTTGTCGCCGGGTTTATTGGCACGCCAGCGATGAATCTCGTGACGCTGCCCTGCACAGATGGCCGCGCCATGTTGCAGGCATTGCCTGTGGCGCTGCCTGACAGTGAAGAAACGCGAGCATTAACCAGCGTGCTGCTGGGGATTCGCCCTGAGCATATTACCGAACACGCCGCGTCAGACGGCGACTTGTCATTGCCGGGAACAGTGAAGCAGAGGGAGCTGTTTGGCGCGGAGTATCTGATACATGTGGATACGCCGTTGGGAAATATTCGCTACCGTCGGCCAAATCGCGATGGCGTGCCGGATGTCGGTGCCCCCATTGTGCTTCATTTTTCACCGCAGGATTGTCATTGGTTTTCCGGGCAAACCGCCCGTAATTTATCCCAGGAGAAAAGAAATGCGTAA
- a CDS encoding ABC transporter substrate-binding protein, whose product MRNPRMMALAIALLMSGPALAKESIDFMFPAPVDGKLTMEMTRIIKEYNQSQDQVEVRGIFTGNYDTTKVKAEAAAKAGDPPALVIMSANFTADLVIKDEILPMDELFKYGNEKATPFLTKNFWPALHQNAQVMGVTYAIPFHNSTPILYYNEDMLKKAGFNEPPKNWDEVVAVAKKLTDPAKGQWGIMIPSTNDDYGGWMLSALTRANGGAYYNADYPGEVYYNTASTKGALQFWRDLVYRDKVMPAGVLNSKQISAAFFSGKLGMTMLSTGALGFMRENTKDFQLGVAMMPEKERRGVTIGGASLVSFKGISEAQKKAAWQFMNYLVSPEVSGNWSRFTGYFAPRMAAYDLPEMKDYLAKDPRAAIALSQLQYAHPWYATYETVAVRKAMENQLAALLNDPAKKVDDAAAAAQKEADGIMKPYVDKTALRDVK is encoded by the coding sequence ATGCGTAACCCCCGTATGATGGCGCTGGCGATAGCCTTGCTGATGTCCGGCCCCGCGCTGGCGAAAGAGAGTATCGATTTCATGTTTCCTGCGCCGGTTGATGGCAAGCTGACGATGGAAATGACGCGCATCATCAAGGAGTACAACCAATCGCAGGATCAGGTTGAAGTGCGTGGGATCTTCACCGGCAATTACGACACAACCAAGGTGAAAGCGGAAGCTGCCGCTAAAGCGGGCGATCCGCCAGCGCTGGTGATTATGTCGGCGAATTTCACTGCCGATCTGGTCATCAAAGATGAAATCCTGCCGATGGACGAGCTGTTCAAATACGGCAATGAAAAAGCCACGCCTTTCCTGACCAAAAATTTCTGGCCTGCGCTGCATCAGAATGCGCAGGTAATGGGGGTGACTTACGCGATCCCGTTCCACAACTCGACGCCGATCCTCTATTACAACGAAGACATGCTGAAAAAGGCCGGCTTTAACGAACCGCCGAAAAACTGGGATGAAGTGGTTGCCGTCGCGAAGAAACTGACTGACCCGGCGAAAGGGCAGTGGGGCATCATGATTCCGTCCACAAACGATGACTACGGCGGCTGGATGCTGTCTGCGCTGACGCGTGCCAACGGCGGAGCGTATTACAATGCCGATTATCCGGGCGAAGTGTATTACAACACGGCATCAACCAAAGGCGCGCTCCAGTTCTGGCGTGATTTAGTGTACCGCGACAAAGTGATGCCCGCTGGCGTGCTGAATTCCAAACAGATCAGCGCCGCGTTTTTCTCCGGCAAACTGGGCATGACGATGCTGAGCACCGGTGCGCTGGGCTTTATGCGTGAAAACACCAAAGATTTCCAGCTTGGCGTGGCGATGATGCCGGAAAAAGAGCGTCGCGGCGTAACCATCGGTGGGGCGAGTCTGGTGAGCTTCAAAGGGATTTCCGAAGCGCAGAAGAAAGCGGCCTGGCAATTCATGAACTATCTGGTCAGCCCGGAAGTCAGCGGCAACTGGAGCCGTTTTACCGGCTATTTCGCACCGCGCATGGCGGCCTACGATCTGCCGGAAATGAAGGATTATCTGGCGAAAGATCCGCGTGCGGCGATTGCGCTTTCACAGCTGCAATATGCCCATCCGTGGTATGCAACCTATGAGACGGTCGCGGTGCGTAAAGCGATGGAAAATCAGCTGGCTGCGCTGTTAAACGATCCGGCGAAAAAGGTTGATGACGCCGCTGCTGCTGCACAAAAAGAGGCGGATGGCATCATGAAGCCTTATGTGGATAAAACGGCGTTGCGAGACGTGAAATAA
- a CDS encoding alpha-galactosidase, protein MVRDLVQLTSAQCDIIVRCAPAAEILYWGPRLRGFSPEDIVSLQRPVANGRLDVDLPLTLAMEYGRGQFGSPGIEGHRSGYDAAPIFTTTQADVQDNTLIITAEDAQAGLRLTSELRLDPQTDVLQLRHTLQNLRADVWQVQRLAVTLPVPERASDVMAFHGRWLREFQTHRLTLQHGGFIQESRRGRSSHEYFPAFILGESAFNEQHGAVWGVHLGWSGNHRLRADIKTDGRRVVQAEALYLPGEITLAQSESLTTPWVYAAFSDTGLNGMSQRYHTFLRQSLIQFCGDKPRPVHLNTWEGIYFDHDPEYIMQMASKAADVGVERFIIDDGWFLGRHHDRAALGDWYLDEEKYPNGLMPVIEHVKALGMEFGIWVEPEMINPDSDLFRAHPDWVLQLPGYAQPTGRYQYVLNLNQPDAFAYLLERLSWLLGEHPVDYVKWDMNRELVQPGHEGRLAADAQTRQFYRLLDTLRQRFPHVEFESCASGGGRIDYGVLERTQRFWVSDNNDALERQTIQRGMSYFFPPEVMGQHIGHARCHATYRRHTLAFRGLTALFGHMGIELDPVKADDDELEGYRHYIQLHKTLRPLLHNGTTWRVDMPDNATQVTGVVSHDRQHAVFQIAQLCMPNYSLAGTLRFPGLRPDARYEVTLLDSPEIKTVREGGSTMRELPLWLRQPIVVSGDWLMQAGLSLPVLTPETAILVALSAVAESAGN, encoded by the coding sequence ATGGTGCGTGATCTTGTTCAATTAACCAGCGCGCAGTGCGATATCATCGTTCGCTGCGCTCCGGCGGCGGAAATTCTCTACTGGGGGCCACGGCTGCGCGGTTTCTCTCCAGAGGATATCGTTTCTCTGCAACGCCCCGTTGCTAACGGTCGTCTGGATGTCGATCTCCCTCTGACGCTGGCGATGGAATACGGACGTGGCCAGTTCGGTTCCCCGGGTATTGAGGGGCATCGCTCGGGCTATGACGCCGCGCCGATCTTCACGACGACGCAGGCTGACGTTCAGGACAATACGCTCATCATTACAGCGGAAGATGCACAGGCAGGATTGCGTCTGACCAGCGAGCTGCGTCTGGATCCGCAGACCGATGTCCTGCAACTGCGCCACACGTTGCAGAATCTGCGCGCTGATGTCTGGCAAGTACAGCGCCTGGCCGTCACGCTCCCCGTCCCGGAACGGGCGAGCGACGTCATGGCGTTTCACGGCCGCTGGCTACGTGAGTTTCAGACTCACCGTCTCACGTTGCAGCACGGCGGCTTTATTCAGGAAAGCCGTCGCGGAAGAAGCTCCCACGAATATTTCCCCGCGTTTATCCTCGGTGAATCCGCGTTCAATGAGCAGCATGGTGCCGTCTGGGGCGTGCATTTAGGCTGGAGCGGCAACCACCGTCTGCGTGCCGATATTAAAACGGACGGACGCCGCGTCGTGCAGGCGGAAGCCCTGTATCTGCCGGGCGAAATCACGCTGGCACAGTCGGAATCCCTCACTACACCATGGGTCTACGCCGCCTTCTCTGATACTGGCCTGAATGGCATGAGCCAGCGCTACCACACCTTCCTGCGCCAGTCCCTGATCCAATTCTGCGGCGACAAGCCGCGCCCGGTGCACCTCAATACCTGGGAAGGGATCTATTTCGATCACGATCCAGAGTACATCATGCAGATGGCGAGCAAGGCCGCCGACGTCGGCGTGGAGCGCTTCATTATCGATGACGGCTGGTTCCTCGGTCGCCATCATGACCGAGCTGCACTCGGCGACTGGTATCTGGACGAGGAAAAATACCCGAACGGGCTAATGCCCGTCATCGAGCATGTCAAAGCACTGGGGATGGAGTTCGGTATTTGGGTCGAACCGGAGATGATCAACCCCGATTCCGACCTGTTCCGCGCCCATCCCGACTGGGTGCTGCAATTGCCCGGCTACGCACAGCCAACGGGTCGCTACCAGTACGTGCTGAATTTAAATCAGCCCGACGCCTTCGCTTACCTGCTGGAGCGGCTGAGCTGGCTGCTGGGCGAGCACCCGGTCGATTATGTGAAATGGGATATGAACCGCGAGCTGGTGCAGCCCGGCCATGAAGGGCGTCTGGCCGCCGATGCGCAGACTCGGCAGTTCTATCGTCTGCTCGATACCCTGCGTCAGCGTTTTCCCCATGTTGAGTTTGAATCCTGCGCGTCCGGCGGCGGCCGTATCGACTACGGCGTGCTGGAGCGCACCCAGCGTTTCTGGGTGTCGGATAACAACGACGCGCTGGAGCGACAGACCATCCAGCGCGGCATGAGCTACTTCTTCCCGCCAGAGGTGATGGGGCAACACATCGGACATGCACGGTGCCACGCTACCTATCGGCGCCATACCCTCGCCTTTCGCGGCCTGACCGCTCTGTTCGGTCACATGGGCATCGAACTGGATCCCGTAAAGGCCGATGACGACGAACTGGAAGGCTATCGCCACTACATCCAGTTGCATAAAACGCTGCGCCCGCTGCTGCACAACGGCACCACCTGGCGGGTCGATATGCCGGACAATGCCACACAGGTCACCGGCGTGGTCAGCCACGATCGGCAGCATGCCGTTTTTCAGATTGCCCAGTTGTGTATGCCGAATTATTCGCTGGCGGGTACGCTGCGCTTCCCCGGTCTGCGACCCGACGCGCGTTATGAAGTCACACTGCTGGATAGTCCGGAAATCAAAACGGTGCGCGAAGGCGGCAGCACCATGCGTGAACTTCCTCTCTGGTTACGTCAACCGATCGTGGTTTCTGGCGATTGGCTGATGCAGGCTGGTCTTTCCCTTCCCGTCCTGACGCCGGAAACCGCCATTCTGGTCGCGCTTTCCGCAGTGGCGGAAAGCGCAGGCAATTAG